The following coding sequences are from one Sciurus carolinensis chromosome 11, mSciCar1.2, whole genome shotgun sequence window:
- the LOC124959207 gene encoding olfactory receptor 5D13-like: MLLAETNQTFEVTFILLGFSEFPDLQVPLFLVFLTIYTVTAVRNLSMILIIRINPKLHTPIYFFLSHLSSIDFWYSTTVTPKLLENLVMEDRTISFTGCITQFFLACIFVVVETFMLAVMSYDWFVAGCHPLLYTVIMSQKLCASLVAGTYIWGIVYSLTLTYFVLALSFCGSNVISNFVCEHSAIVSVSCSDPSVSQMLCFIITIFDEVSSLFIILSTYISIFVTVMKMSSTGGCQKTFSTCTSHLTAITIFHGTVLFLYCVPNSKNSCLIVKVGSVFYTVVISMLNPLIYSLRNKDVKESFRKLMNHPKLSC, encoded by the coding sequence ATGCTGTTGGCTGAGACAAATCAGACTTTTGAAGTCACCTTCATCCTCCTGGGCTTCTCAGAGTTCCCAGACCTTCAGGTGCCCCTGTTCCTGGTGTTCCTGACCATCTATACAGTCACAGCTGTCAGAAATCTGAGCATGATCCTGATCATCAGAATCAATCCCAAACTTCACACCcctatatacttttttcttagcCACTTGTCCTCTATTGATTTCTGGTATTCCACTACGGTGACCCCCAAACTTCTGGAGAACCTGgttatggaagacagaaccatCTCCTTTACAGGATGCATCACACAATTCTTCTTGGCTTGCATATTTGTAGTGGTGGAAACCTTCATGTTGGCAGTGATGTCCTATGACTGGTTTGTGGCAGGTTGTCACCCTCTTCTCTACACAGTCATCATGTCCCAGAAGCTGTGTGCATCACTAGTGGCTGGAACCTACATATGGGGTATAGTCTACTCCCTGACACTCACCTATTTTGTCTTGGCATTATCCTTCTGTGGGTCTAATGTCATCAGTAATTTTGTCTGTGAGCACTCTGCCATTGTCTCTGTCTCCTGCTCAGACCCCTCTGTCAGTCAAATGCTTTGTTTCATCATCACCATATTTGATGAGGTGAGCAGCCTCTTCATCATCCTCAGTACTTATATATCCATCTTTGTCACTGTCATGAAAATGTCCTCCACTGGTGGATGCCAAAAAACCTTCTCAACCTGCACCTCCCATCTGACCGCCATCACCATTTTTCATGGGACTGTCTTGTTCCTTTATTGTGTACCcaactccaaaaactcatgtcTCATTGTCAAAGTAGGTTCTGTTTTTTACACAGTGGTCATCTCCATGCTAAATCCTTTGATCTACAGCCTCAGGAACAAAGATGTGAAGGAGAGCTTTAGGAAGCTGATGAATCACCCCAAACTATCCTGTTGA